From Streptomyces sp. NBC_00690, a single genomic window includes:
- a CDS encoding DEAD/DEAH box helicase translates to MPERMPGASVLLSLMWQRIPTEFIGTPLADGTEVRFHHRPTGQLDLTTEDATYGVRPAGPEDGRKLEQLRAAGSSSVVVTAHRVTPRPPVARLPRQSRPGRAPETDEPFTVRAHVYAPATGLALPLTTGLHLDVTDAVVEDARRYTDRADTADAASTIAFLARELLLAPRHGAPAEARRMVVSAGPAGNLAAGFRLHGPQLMADVEKHGDGYRLTRLISAVHDRSGDSAPKALAVGAIELRDMTARQRDRVLIQRGLDLVAGQDSYLAMWDRYQELEAHHIRRRITDFGAIRYSRVRVEPDGRCAFTVHLGGALPRTRAVLENATTVERMEIEAAADVPDSVTNTAVTDREWLVASRAQRSGAWVGEPLGYDEVTETLRLAGTLHDQRDPAPKGWLYLAHRGDQRRLDRREKAMQKLRTDGTHIPALPTLLEGGAWPQPAQRRITRLSRAALDCFLPHGPTPAQLNAVLTALNTPDLAVIQGPPGTGKTQVIAALVNQLGDLAQGGDVSGSTLLTSFQHAAVDHLVTRGWVFGLPPLKVDSRGRGSSVALDTWRIEAARSVDLRLRERPTGRHLAARRAAADLAAAYRAAPVPPEYLTQFLDQVLSELSDIAEPSLVHELRARREAAREQRHRAVAVADSETRAELLPYVRSLRCTETGFLDDGPSCARALLTRLELADSPLLEGVAFREPLLAACREAVPTPDLLHSLAELRDALLDRFTARIRLPEVTVADPLVVDLLDRVAAQLSEAVTRSPDAVAAALLDYRDDLRNDPEGVDATLRAYTVSLASTCQQAVSKAMADVGRPDGVFESVIVDEAARANPLDLLIPLAQARRRIVLVGDHMQLPHMLEPDVERELGSLGDQMRDRLQESLFQRLARQWKHGSSDSHPRFARLDTQFRMHPVLGTFVSDNFYEGTLRNGRDASEFAHGIDRYGELPAVWLRVPLSSGGETKRGTSRARRAEAAAIATEIVQLIDRYPGLTFGVIAFYAAQVTEVWTELKKAGIAEFTEAEGWRPIPRLCRDENGTPLDRLRVGTVDAFQGMEFSVTYLSTVRSCAPEARTDARRNYGHLTVKNRLCVAMSRQQRLLVVVGDDAMFGPGAPEAVEPLTEFLALCRKERDGRVLRP, encoded by the coding sequence ATGCCGGAACGCATGCCCGGCGCTTCGGTCCTACTGTCACTGATGTGGCAGCGAATACCCACCGAGTTCATCGGAACGCCCCTCGCCGACGGCACCGAGGTCCGCTTCCACCACCGTCCCACCGGCCAACTCGACCTGACCACCGAGGACGCCACCTACGGCGTCCGACCGGCCGGGCCCGAAGACGGACGAAAGCTGGAGCAGCTGCGCGCGGCAGGCTCCAGCTCCGTCGTAGTGACCGCGCACAGGGTCACACCGCGCCCACCGGTGGCGCGCCTGCCACGACAGTCCCGGCCGGGGAGAGCCCCGGAGACCGATGAGCCGTTCACCGTCCGGGCCCATGTCTACGCACCCGCCACAGGACTCGCCCTACCGCTCACCACGGGCCTCCATCTCGATGTCACCGACGCCGTGGTCGAGGACGCCCGCAGGTACACCGACCGGGCCGACACCGCCGACGCCGCATCGACCATCGCGTTCCTCGCTCGCGAACTGCTCCTGGCCCCGCGGCACGGGGCACCGGCCGAGGCCCGACGCATGGTGGTGTCGGCGGGTCCGGCGGGCAACCTCGCGGCAGGATTCCGACTGCACGGGCCCCAGTTGATGGCCGACGTCGAGAAGCACGGCGACGGCTACCGGCTCACGCGTCTCATCAGCGCGGTCCACGACAGGTCCGGAGACTCGGCGCCCAAGGCGCTGGCGGTCGGCGCTATCGAGCTGCGCGACATGACGGCGCGGCAACGCGACCGGGTGCTGATCCAGCGCGGACTCGACCTCGTGGCGGGCCAGGACAGCTATCTGGCCATGTGGGACAGGTACCAGGAGCTGGAAGCCCACCACATCCGCCGGCGGATCACCGACTTCGGAGCGATCCGCTACAGCCGCGTCCGGGTCGAGCCCGACGGCCGCTGTGCCTTCACCGTCCATCTGGGCGGGGCGCTGCCGCGCACCCGTGCCGTGTTGGAGAACGCGACGACGGTCGAACGGATGGAGATAGAGGCCGCGGCGGACGTCCCGGACTCGGTGACCAACACCGCCGTGACCGACCGCGAGTGGCTGGTGGCCTCGCGCGCCCAGCGCAGCGGTGCCTGGGTCGGGGAACCACTCGGCTACGACGAGGTGACCGAGACCCTGCGGCTGGCCGGAACCCTCCACGACCAGCGGGACCCCGCTCCCAAGGGATGGCTCTATCTGGCGCACCGCGGCGACCAGCGCCGGCTCGACCGGCGCGAGAAGGCGATGCAGAAGCTGCGCACCGACGGGACGCACATCCCCGCGCTGCCGACCCTGTTGGAGGGCGGTGCCTGGCCACAGCCGGCCCAGCGGCGGATCACCCGGCTCTCCCGTGCCGCGCTCGACTGCTTCTTGCCGCACGGACCGACGCCTGCCCAGCTCAACGCCGTGCTGACCGCGCTCAACACACCCGATCTGGCCGTCATCCAAGGGCCTCCGGGCACCGGCAAGACCCAGGTGATCGCCGCGCTGGTCAATCAGTTGGGCGACCTCGCACAGGGGGGCGATGTCTCGGGCAGCACCCTGCTCACCAGCTTCCAGCACGCGGCGGTGGACCATCTGGTGACCCGGGGCTGGGTCTTCGGGCTTCCGCCGCTGAAGGTGGACTCGCGTGGCCGGGGCAGCAGCGTCGCCCTGGACACCTGGCGGATCGAGGCGGCCCGCTCGGTCGACCTGCGGTTACGCGAACGCCCTACGGGTCGGCATCTGGCCGCGCGGCGTGCGGCTGCCGACCTGGCCGCCGCCTATCGCGCAGCCCCCGTCCCTCCTGAGTATCTGACGCAGTTCCTGGACCAGGTCCTGTCGGAACTCTCCGACATCGCGGAACCCTCACTGGTCCATGAGCTGCGCGCCCGGCGCGAGGCGGCGCGGGAGCAGCGGCATCGTGCCGTCGCGGTCGCGGACTCCGAGACTCGTGCGGAACTCCTGCCCTACGTGCGGTCGTTGCGCTGTACCGAGACGGGGTTCCTGGATGACGGGCCTTCGTGTGCGCGTGCGCTGCTCACCCGGCTGGAACTGGCGGACAGCCCGCTGCTGGAGGGCGTCGCCTTTCGGGAACCCCTGCTGGCCGCCTGCCGTGAAGCGGTTCCGACTCCGGACCTCCTGCACTCTCTGGCCGAGTTGCGCGACGCGTTACTCGACCGTTTCACGGCACGGATACGGCTGCCCGAGGTCACCGTCGCAGATCCCTTGGTGGTGGACCTCCTCGACCGGGTCGCCGCTCAACTCTCCGAGGCCGTGACACGGTCGCCCGACGCCGTGGCCGCGGCACTGCTCGACTACCGGGACGATCTGCGCAACGATCCGGAGGGGGTCGACGCGACCCTGCGCGCGTACACCGTCTCGCTGGCCTCCACCTGTCAGCAGGCCGTGTCCAAGGCGATGGCCGATGTCGGACGGCCGGACGGGGTCTTCGAATCGGTCATCGTGGACGAGGCGGCACGGGCCAATCCGCTCGATCTCCTCATCCCGCTGGCCCAGGCACGTCGCCGCATCGTGCTGGTGGGTGACCACATGCAGCTTCCGCACATGCTGGAGCCCGATGTGGAGCGCGAACTGGGTTCCCTGGGAGACCAGATGCGCGACCGGCTTCAGGAGAGTTTGTTCCAGCGGCTGGCGCGGCAGTGGAAGCACGGTTCGTCCGACTCCCACCCCCGGTTCGCCCGTCTCGACACACAGTTTCGAATGCATCCGGTGCTGGGCACCTTCGTCAGCGACAACTTCTACGAGGGAACCCTGCGCAACGGTCGCGACGCGTCCGAGTTCGCGCACGGCATCGATCGGTATGGGGAGTTGCCCGCGGTGTGGCTCCGGGTCCCGCTGTCCTCGGGTGGCGAGACGAAACGGGGCACCAGCCGGGCCCGGCGCGCCGAGGCTGCCGCCATCGCCACCGAGATCGTCCAGTTGATCGACCGGTACCCGGGGCTGACCTTCGGGGTCATCGCCTTCTACGCCGCACAGGTCACGGAGGTCTGGACCGAACTGAAGAAGGCCGGTATCGCGGAGTTCACCGAAGCCGAGGGGTGGCGGCCGATCCCCAGGCTCTGCCGGGACGAGAACGGCACCCCGCTGGACCGACTGCGGGTGGGCACCGTGGACGCCTTCCAGGGAATGGAGTTCTCCGTCACCTACCTCTCGACCGTACGCAGCTGCGCGCCGGAGGCCCGTACGGACGCCAGAAGGAACTACGGGCACCTGACCGTGAAGAACCGGCTCTGCGTGGCGATGAGTCGTCAGCAGCGGCTGCTGGTCGTGGTCGGCGACGACGCCATGTTCGGGCCGGGAGCTCCGGAGGCGGTCGAACCGCTGACCGAGTTCCTCGCGCTGTGCAGAAAGGAACGGGACGGCCGTGTCCTTCGACCGTAG